The genomic DNA GCTTCGGCGTGTCGGCCTGCGCCACCTGCGACGGCTTCTTCTTCCGCGGCAAGGACGTCGCCATCGTCGGCGGCGGCAACACCGCGGTCGAAGAGGCGCTCTACCTCACCAACTTCGCCAACTCGGTCGTCCTCATCCATCGCCGCGAGCGTCTGCGCGCGGAGAAGATCCTGCAGGACCGGCTCTTTGCCCATCCCAAGATCACCGTGCAATGGAACAGCGTCATCGAAGAGGTGCTGGGCACCGAGACGCCGCTCGGCGTCACCGGCATCAGGATCGGCGACCTCAAGAGCGGCCGCTCCAGCGCGCTCGCGGTGCACGGGCTCTTCATCGCCATCGGCCATGACCCCTCGACGCAGCTCTTCAAGGGCACGCTCGACATGGACGAGGGCGGCTATATCCTGACCCGCCCCGACTCGACCGCCACGCAGATTCCCGGCGTCTTCGCCGCCGGCGACGTCAAGGATAAGATCTTCCGCCAGGCCGTCACTGCCGCCGGCATGGGCTGCATGGCCGCGCTCGAAGCCGAGAAATTCCTCGCCGCGCAGGAATTCGGCGGCCTCATGGCCGCGCAATAGTCGCT from Pseudomonadota bacterium includes the following:
- the trxB gene encoding thioredoxin-disulfide reductase; translated protein: MANHHSRVLIIGAGPAGYTAAIYAARANLKPILVQGLQPGGQLTITTDVENYPGFAEVIQGPWLMEQMAKQAEHVGTRLIFDTIVSCDLAQAPFRAVGDSGDHYTGDALIICTGAQARWLGLPSEKKFQGFGVSACATCDGFFFRGKDVAIVGGGNTAVEEALYLTNFANSVVLIHRRERLRAEKILQDRLFAHPKITVQWNSVIEEVLGTETPLGVTGIRIGDLKSGRSSALAVHGLFIAIGHDPSTQLFKGTLDMDEGGYILTRPDSTATQIPGVFAAGDVKDKIFRQAVTAAGMGCMAALEAEKFLAAQEFGGLMAAQ